The DNA sequence GAGCTGCTGTTCGGCATGCCCCAGATCCAGGAGTGGGCGCGCGCCGCGGCGGTGCCTTTGGTGAGCACGAACCTGGTCTATCAGGACAGCGGCAAGCCTGCCTTCACCCCGACGCTGGTGAAGACGGTGACGGCGGGCAAGAAGAAAGTGCGCGTCGGGATCCTGGGGCTGGCGCGGATGAACGCCGGGCTGTCGGCGGCAACGCCCGACGGAAGGCGCATCGTCACGCTCGATCCGGTTGCCGCCGCGCGCTCGGTGGTTCCCGATCTCAAGAAGAAATCCGACCTCGTCGTGGCCCTCGTCACCCTGGAGCCGGACCAGACCAAGGATCTGGCGCGGCAAGTGCGGGGAATCGATCTGTACCTGGGCGCTTTCGGGCCGGTCATGACCCAGGAGAGCATCCCCGTGCCGGCGGAGGAGGCCAAGAGCGCCCTGCCGGCGCGGCTGGCCTACGTCGGCAACCAGGGAAAGAAGCTGGGGGAGGTTCGGGTCTTCTTCGGGGAGGAAGGCAAGCTGGCGCGGACCGACGCCTCGCTGGTGAACCTGGGGAAGGCGGTACCCGACGATCCCGGCATTATGGACCTGGTGGAGAAGAACCGGATCGCCATCAACGAGATTCACAAGAAGGAGGCCCCGCTGGTGGATGCCGCCGCCATGCGCAGCAACTACTCGGGAACTTCCTACGTGAAGTCGACGGCCTGCAAGGAATGCCACGCCGAGGAATACCGCATCTGGCAGGAGACCACTCACGCACACGCGTTCAAAATCCTGGAGGAGAAGAACCAGGACTACAATCCCGAGTGCGTCGGCTGCCACAC is a window from the Candidatus Polarisedimenticolia bacterium genome containing:
- a CDS encoding multiheme c-type cytochrome, translated to MWLDSGNFAGDTSEAGKRNTQTLLDAMGRLHYSVANLGERELLFGMPQIQEWARAAAVPLVSTNLVYQDSGKPAFTPTLVKTVTAGKKKVRVGILGLARMNAGLSAATPDGRRIVTLDPVAAARSVVPDLKKKSDLVVALVTLEPDQTKDLARQVRGIDLYLGAFGPVMTQESIPVPAEEAKSALPARLAYVGNQGKKLGEVRVFFGEEGKLARTDASLVNLGKAVPDDPGIMDLVEKNRIAINEIHKKEAPLVDAAAMRSNYSGTSYVKSTACKECHAEEYRIWQETTHAHAFKILEEKNQDYNPECVGCHTTGFRRPTGYVNAKSTPDLMNVQCEACHGPGNELPEKMGEGYGVVGNDFCVTCHTTENSPDFDPVAYRLKIKHWQEKSSTPAAAAAR